From the genome of Impatiens glandulifera chromosome 9, dImpGla2.1, whole genome shotgun sequence, one region includes:
- the LOC124915134 gene encoding RNA polymerase II C-terminal domain phosphatase-like 1, which produces MYKSVVYEGGRLLGEVEVYPQTHLQNAIVGQQFRISHFSQPSERCPPLAVLHTIAFSGVSLKMECNAQSPDSLLYLLHSSCFKENKTAVVSLGREELHLVAMPSRRSGGKCPCFWGFITSTGHYNSCLDLLNIRCLGIVFDLDETLVVANTSRSFEDRIEALQRKINTETDPQRIIGMVAEVKRYQEDRIILKQYADNDHVVEDGKVIKSTAEAVPALSDSHQPITRPLIRLHDKNIILTRINPQIRDTSVLVRLRPAWEDLRSYLTAGGRKRFEVYVCTMAERDYALEMWRLLDPELKLINSKELLDRIVCVKSGLRKSLFNVFQDGSCHPKMALVIDDRLKVWDEKDQPRVHVVPAFAPYYAPQAEGNNAVPILCVARNVACNIRGGFFREFDESLLPQISDVMYEDDYKDMPSPPDVSNYLFSEDDSLALNTTKDHNSADGMVDSEVERRLKEATTSSALPIMTSNLDPRLTPLQYAFTSSSVSVPPALPGTFMPFQNKPLQQVTTVIQPLSQTAPPKASLRQCSPAREEGEVPESELDPDTRRRLLILQHGQDIRDQSSSDPQFLGKPPVPISPPQVQPRGGWFGVEEEMSPRPMNRMGPQKEFPLNPEAVHWPPPPPPPPPPFLQKDRSVPSDRVLDNRTYPNEIVKREDRFRANHVYSGYNSFPGEEVSLGRSSFDTEPAQVGMTEKTSAQTLQDIADKCGTKVEFRSALASTVDLQFAFEVLFAGEKIGEGIGRTRREALRNASEESLMNLSDRYLSRSKSDCSSLHADGSRFSGSSDMNTYRHQTLPAENLPAFSSSTDPRLDSSKRSMGSVTVLKEFVSEKAFGNLKSTFGKFPHKRQGSPGSFQGKQRKRFKQDYTPQFMQRIGPSSRFPKNTYVP; this is translated from the exons ATGTATAAATCAGTTGTATATGAAGGGGGTAGACTTCTGGGAGAAGTTGAAGTGTATCCTCAGACTCATCTTCAGAATGCAATTGTTGGACAGCAATTTCGAATTTCTCACTTCTCTCAACCAAGCGAAAGATGCCCACCGCTTGCAGTGCTCCACACTATTGCATTTTCTGGAGTTTCCCTCAAAATGGAATGCAACGCTCAGTCGCCAGACTCGCTACTGTATCTTTTGCACTCCTCATGCTTCAAAGAGAACAAG ACTGCAGTAGTATCACTTGGACGGGAGGAGCTTCACTTGGTTGCTATGCCTTCTAGGAGAAGTGGTGGGAAATGCCCGTGTTTCTGGGGTTTCATCACTTCAACAGGGCATTATAATTCTTGCCTTGACTTGCTCAATATTAGGTGTCTTGGCATTGTATTTGATCTTGATGAAACTCTCGTTGTTGCAAATACATCGCGTTCATTTGAAGATAGAATTGAAGCCCTGCAGCGCAAGATTAATACTGAAACAGATCCACAGAGAATTATTGGCATGGTGGCTGAGGTTAAACGTTATCAGGAGGACAGGATTATATTGAAGCAATATGCTGACAATGATCATGTGGTTGAAGATGGGAAGGTGATAAAATCAACGGCTGAGGCTGTTCCTGCTTTATCCGACAGCCATCAGCCTATTACTCGTCCACTCATAAGATTGCACGACAAAAACATTATTCTGACTCGCATCAACCCTCAG ATTCGTGATACAAGTGTTCTTGTGAGACTTAGACCTGCATGGGAGGATCTACGAAGCTACTTGACTGCAGGAGGCCGGAAACGTTTTGAGGTTTATGTTTGCACAATGGCTGAACGAGATTATGCTCTAGAAATGTGGAGGCTTCTTGATCCTGAGTTGAAATTAATAAACTCAAAAGAGCTACTGGATCGAATTGTATGCGTCAAATCAG GCTTAAGGAAGTCCCTGTTCAATGTGTTCCAAGATGGAAGTTGTCATCCTAAGATGGCCTTGGTGATTGATGATCGTCTCAAAGTATGGGATGAGAAAGATCAACCTCGTGTGCATGTCGTGCCAGCATTTGCTCCATATTATGCACCACAAGCTGAG GGAAACAATGCAGTTCCCATCCTTTGTGTTGCGCGGAATGTTGCCTGCAATATCCGAGGTGGTTTTTTCAG GGAATTTGATGAAAGCCTCTTACCACAAATATCTGATGTAATGTACGAGGATGATTACAAAGATATGCCATCCCCACCGGACGTGAGCAACTATCTATTTTCTGAG GATGATTCTTTAGCCTTAAACACAACTAAGGACCATAATAGTGCTGACGGCATGGTTGATTCTGAGGTTGAGAGAAGACTGAAG GAGGCAACAACATCCTCAGCATTGCCTATCATGACTAGTAATCTAGATCCTAGACTTACTCCTCTCCAGTATGCTTTCACGTCCTCTTCTGTTTCAGTTCCACCAGCATTGCCAGGGACATTTATGCCCTTCCAAAACAAGCCGTTACAACAGGTAACTACAGTGATACAACCATTGAGTCAAACTGCTCCTCCAAAAGCATCCCTCCGACAATGTTCTCCTGCTAGAGAAGAAGGGGAGGTTCCAGAATCCGAGTTAGATCCTGATACAAGGAGGCGGCTTCTTATTCTGCAACATGGGCAAGACATTAGAGACCAGTCATCTTCTGATCCTCAGTTTCTAGGAAAGCCACCTGTACCCATTTCTCCTCCACAGGTGCAACCACGTGGAGGTTGGTTTGGTGTGGAGGAAGAAATGAGCCCAAGACCAATGAACAGAATGGGACCTCAAAAGGAGTTCCCTCTAAATCCTGAAGCAGTCCATTGGcctcctccacctccaccaccTCCACCTCCTTTTCTTCAGAAGGATAGGTCAGTTCCTTCCGATAGAGTCCTTGATAATAGAACATACCCAAACGAG ATTGTGAAAAGAGAAGATCGTTTTAGAGCAAACCATGTATATTCTGGCTATAATTCCTTTCCAG GTGAGGAGGTTTCACTGGGCCGGTCATCATTTGACACTGAACCTGCACAAGTTGGTATGACTGAGAAAACTTCTGCCCAAACATTGCAGGATATTGCAGACAAGTGCGGTACTAAG GTTGAGTTTAGGTCAGCTTTGGCTTCAACTGTGGACTTGCAGTTTGCCTTTGAG GTCTTGTTTGCTGGCGAGAAAATTGGCGAAGGAATTGGTAGGACTAGAAGAGAAGCCCTACGTAACGCATCGGAAGAGTCACTCATGAATTTGTCAG ATAGATATCTGTCACGTTCTAAATCGGATTGCAGCTCTTTACATGCGGATGGAAGTAGATTTTCTGGTTCGAGTGACATGAACACTTATAGGCATCAGACTTTGCCTGCAGAAAATCTACCAGCATTTTCGAGCTCAACAGACCCTAGGCTGGATAGTTCCAAAAGATCAATGGGCTCTGTGACTGTTCTCAAAGAATTT GTATCAGAGAAAGCTTTTGGAAATTTAAAATCTACATTTGGAAAATTTCCTCATAAACGCCAAGGTTCTCCAGG GTCATTTCAAGGAAAGCAAAGAAAAAGATTCAAGCAAGATTATACTCCACAATTTATGCAGAGAATAGGGCCTTCTTCGAGATTCCCAAAGAACACATATGTCCCTTAA